In Flavobacterium sp. WV_118_3, one DNA window encodes the following:
- a CDS encoding aminoacyl-histidine dipeptidase, whose product MSQEVRNLEPKQLWNKFADLNAVPRPSKKEERVIAFMMDFGNKLGLETLKDEVGNVIIKKPATAGMENRKTIVMQSHLDMVHQKNNDTVFDFDTQGIEMYVDGDWVRAKGTTLGADNGLGVATIMAILESNDIPHPAIEALFTIDEETGMTGAMGLKGGLLDGEILLNLDTEEDDEIDIGCAGGVDVTAVREYNEEETPEGSVGYTITVKGLNGGHSGMDIDKGLGNANKIMNRLLFDGFENFGLQIAEINGGSLRNAIPRESVAKVIISQIYDEAFVFDMQEVINDIKAEFKTTEPNLTIEIVKSDVVPATVMDLGVQEGLIRALYTAHNGVYRMSADMENLVETSNNIARVIVKDGKITVQCLTRSSVESSKFDLANALRSAFELIGCEVVFAGSYPGWTPNVSSPILDVLTSIYEKQNGNKPHVVACHAGLECGILGTNYPDMDMISFGPTIKGAHSPDERASIASAQKYWKFVLEILQQIPLKN is encoded by the coding sequence ATGAGCCAGGAAGTAAGAAACCTTGAGCCTAAGCAGCTTTGGAATAAATTTGCCGACTTAAATGCTGTTCCGCGGCCTTCTAAAAAAGAAGAACGCGTGATTGCTTTTATGATGGATTTCGGAAACAAACTAGGATTGGAAACCCTGAAAGATGAGGTGGGTAACGTCATCATTAAAAAACCGGCCACTGCCGGAATGGAAAACCGCAAAACAATCGTGATGCAATCGCATTTGGATATGGTACACCAAAAAAATAACGACACCGTTTTCGATTTCGATACACAGGGAATTGAAATGTATGTCGATGGTGACTGGGTTCGTGCCAAAGGAACGACTTTAGGTGCGGATAACGGATTGGGTGTGGCTACCATCATGGCGATTTTAGAAAGTAACGATATCCCGCATCCGGCTATTGAAGCACTTTTTACTATTGATGAAGAAACCGGAATGACCGGAGCAATGGGATTAAAAGGTGGTTTACTGGATGGTGAGATTCTTTTAAATCTGGATACGGAAGAAGACGATGAAATCGATATCGGATGTGCCGGTGGAGTAGATGTAACCGCGGTTCGTGAGTATAACGAAGAAGAAACTCCCGAAGGTTCGGTAGGCTATACCATTACGGTTAAAGGACTAAACGGAGGGCACTCCGGAATGGATATCGACAAAGGTTTGGGTAACGCCAATAAAATTATGAATCGTTTGTTGTTTGACGGATTTGAAAACTTCGGATTACAAATCGCAGAAATCAACGGTGGAAGTCTTCGTAACGCTATCCCAAGAGAAAGTGTGGCAAAAGTGATCATCTCTCAGATTTATGATGAAGCTTTTGTTTTCGATATGCAGGAAGTAATCAACGATATTAAAGCCGAGTTTAAAACAACGGAACCAAACCTAACCATCGAAATCGTAAAATCCGATGTAGTACCGGCTACGGTTATGGATTTAGGTGTTCAGGAAGGATTGATTCGTGCCTTGTATACCGCTCATAATGGTGTTTACCGTATGAGTGCCGATATGGAAAATTTGGTTGAAACTTCCAACAATATTGCCCGTGTTATCGTTAAAGACGGAAAAATTACCGTGCAGTGTTTAACGCGTTCTTCGGTTGAAAGTTCAAAATTTGATTTGGCAAATGCGTTGCGTTCGGCTTTCGAATTAATTGGATGTGAAGTGGTTTTTGCCGGTTCGTATCCGGGATGGACGCCAAATGTGAGTTCACCGATTTTGGATGTGCTGACGTCAATCTACGAAAAACAAAACGGAAATAAACCACATGTAGTGGCTTGTCACGCCGGATTGGAATGTGGAATTTTAGGAACCAATTATCCGGATATGGATATGATTTCTTTTGGCCCTACGATCAAAGGAGCGCATAGCCCGGATGAAAGAGCTTCGATTGCATCGGCTCAGAAATACTGGAAATTCGTATTGGAAATTCTACAACAGATTCCGTTAAAAAACTAA
- a CDS encoding SRPBCC domain-containing protein: MENFDWTRFTLRIAINTTLPNLYDAWTKASELEKWFLSRADSFEADGTLIPKNQNVKQDYRYEWNWYLYPDLEMGTFTQANGKNSLQFTFAGQCLVDISLMEQDNFVIVELTQKNIPTDDHSKKNIRLGCHGGWSFYLVNLKSVYEGGLDLRNKNTDLKPMLNN, from the coding sequence ATGGAAAATTTCGACTGGACCCGGTTTACACTCCGGATTGCAATAAACACAACACTACCAAACCTTTACGATGCCTGGACCAAAGCTTCCGAACTGGAAAAATGGTTTCTGAGTCGGGCGGATAGTTTTGAGGCCGATGGCACCCTAATTCCGAAAAATCAGAATGTAAAACAGGACTATCGTTATGAATGGAACTGGTATTTATATCCCGATCTTGAGATGGGTACTTTTACGCAAGCGAATGGCAAAAATTCCTTGCAATTTACCTTTGCCGGTCAATGTCTTGTGGATATTTCATTAATGGAACAGGACAATTTTGTAATCGTAGAACTAACGCAGAAAAACATCCCTACCGATGATCACTCTAAAAAAAATATCCGATTGGGTTGCCACGGTGGCTGGTCGTTTTACCTTGTGAATCTGAAGTCAGTCTATGAAGGCGGATTGGATTTACGCAATAAAAACACCGACCTGAAACCGATGTTAAACAACTAA
- the prfA gene encoding peptide chain release factor 1 — protein MLDRLQIVKQRFDEISDLIIQPDVIADQKRYVQLNKEYKDLKALVEKRDEYVNLDGNIKEANEIIADGSDPEMVDMAKLQLEEAKERLPQLEEEIKFLLIPKDPEDAKNVMVEIRAGTGGDEASIFAGDLFRMYTKYCENKGWRTSVVDLNEGTSGGFKEVIFEVTGEDVYGTLKFEAGVHRVQRVPQTETQGRVHTSAATVMVLPEAEEFDVHIDMNDVRIDFFCSSGPGGQSVNTTKSAVRMTHIPTGLVAQCQDEKSQHKNKDKALTVLRSRLYEMELAKKQEEDAKKRNSQVSSGDRSAKIRTYNYPQGRVTDHRIGLTLYDLDGVMNGNIQKVIEELQLVSNTEKLKESDVF, from the coding sequence ATGTTAGATAGACTTCAGATAGTAAAACAACGCTTTGACGAGATCTCGGACTTAATTATCCAGCCGGATGTTATTGCCGATCAGAAGCGTTATGTACAATTGAATAAAGAATACAAAGATTTAAAAGCATTGGTTGAAAAACGCGATGAGTATGTAAATCTTGACGGAAATATCAAGGAGGCCAACGAAATTATCGCCGATGGATCGGATCCGGAAATGGTCGATATGGCCAAATTGCAGTTGGAAGAAGCCAAAGAGCGTTTACCGCAACTGGAAGAAGAGATCAAATTTTTACTGATCCCGAAAGATCCGGAAGATGCGAAAAACGTAATGGTGGAAATCCGTGCCGGTACTGGTGGAGACGAAGCAAGTATCTTTGCCGGTGATTTGTTCCGTATGTATACCAAATACTGCGAAAACAAAGGATGGAGAACTTCTGTGGTAGACTTAAACGAAGGTACTTCGGGTGGTTTTAAAGAGGTTATTTTTGAAGTTACCGGAGAAGACGTTTACGGAACCTTGAAGTTTGAAGCGGGTGTTCACCGTGTACAACGTGTTCCGCAAACCGAAACACAGGGACGTGTTCACACGTCTGCAGCTACCGTTATGGTATTGCCGGAAGCCGAAGAATTTGACGTACATATCGATATGAACGACGTACGTATCGACTTTTTCTGTTCGTCAGGACCTGGTGGACAGTCGGTAAATACAACCAAATCGGCTGTGCGTATGACACACATTCCAACCGGATTGGTAGCACAGTGTCAGGACGAGAAATCACAACATAAAAATAAAGACAAAGCATTAACCGTTTTACGTTCCCGTTTGTACGAAATGGAATTGGCGAAAAAACAGGAAGAGGATGCTAAAAAACGTAACTCACAGGTAAGTAGTGGTGACCGTTCGGCAAAAATCCGTACCTATAACTATCCGCAAGGACGTGTTACGGATCACAGAATCGGGTTAACCCTTTACGATCTGGATGGTGTTATGAACGGAAATATCCAGAAAGTAATCGAAGAATTACAGCTGGTGAGTAATACCGAAAAATTAAAAGAAAGCGACGTATTTTAA
- the pyrF gene encoding orotidine-5'-phosphate decarboxylase yields the protein MTTQHLIEQIQQKQSFLCVGLDVDLTKIPEHLLQYEDPIFEFNKRIIDATHDLAVSYKPNTAFYEAYGIKGWKSLEKTIRYSNEKYPDIFTIADAKRGDIGNTSSMYAKAFLEDLDFDSVTVAPYMGKDSVEPFLAFENKHTIMLALTSNEGAFDFQTLEVNGEELYKKVIATSKTWKNSQNLMYVVGATKAEYFSEIRKIIPDSFLLVPGVGAQGGSLSEVCRYGMNANVGLLINSSRGIIYASSGMDFAEKARAEALKIQQEMQRILAKR from the coding sequence TTGACAACACAACACTTAATTGAGCAAATCCAACAAAAGCAGTCTTTCCTTTGCGTAGGTCTGGATGTCGATCTGACAAAAATTCCGGAGCATCTGCTGCAATATGAAGATCCGATTTTTGAATTTAATAAAAGAATCATCGACGCGACGCACGATCTGGCGGTTTCCTATAAACCCAATACGGCTTTTTATGAAGCCTACGGGATTAAAGGTTGGAAGTCACTGGAAAAAACGATCCGCTATAGCAACGAAAAATACCCGGATATTTTTACCATAGCCGATGCCAAACGCGGTGATATTGGAAACACTTCGTCCATGTATGCCAAAGCATTTTTGGAAGATTTGGATTTCGACAGTGTGACGGTGGCACCCTATATGGGAAAAGATAGCGTGGAGCCGTTTTTGGCTTTCGAAAATAAACATACCATTATGTTGGCACTGACCTCCAATGAAGGAGCATTCGATTTTCAGACTTTGGAGGTGAATGGTGAAGAATTGTATAAAAAAGTAATTGCGACTTCCAAAACCTGGAAAAATAGTCAGAATCTGATGTATGTGGTGGGCGCAACCAAAGCGGAATACTTTTCGGAAATACGAAAAATTATTCCGGATAGCTTTTTACTGGTACCGGGAGTAGGTGCGCAGGGCGGAAGTCTTTCCGAAGTTTGCCGTTATGGTATGAATGCGAATGTAGGTCTATTGATCAATTCCTCACGCGGGATTATTTATGCCTCTTCAGGAATGGATTTTGCCGAAAAAGCAAGAGCTGAAGCCCTGAAAATTCAACAGGAAATGCAACGTATTTTAGCCAAACGCTAA
- a CDS encoding lipase family protein: MKRILYILLGILAGHSLFAQKLQPGFDKSEYTELLYAYSRWSDSTHYKGIPESSRFKRTYRSEEMGLVNRWELYEDPYGINVISIRGTTPSEVSWLANFYAAMIPAKGKLQLNDSTTFEYHFADEPRAAVHVGWSVASAFLLQDIIPVVWEQYNKGIRDFIIFGHSQGGGISYLITAQLLYYQKTGILPADMYFKTYCSAAPKPGNLPFAYEYEASRQTGWSQTVVNAADWVPEVPVSIQTLTDFNVTNPFKNAKSMISKQKFPTNLALKHIYNQLTKHNKKAMRRYQKYLGKAASKFVVKQLVGYKAPNYFESNYYVRTGTTTVLYPDSLYYTQYPDSDTNVFVHHSIQSYLYLTDKLVD; the protein is encoded by the coding sequence ATGAAACGAATTTTATACATCTTACTTGGAATTCTGGCTGGCCACAGTCTTTTTGCTCAGAAATTACAACCTGGTTTTGACAAATCGGAATACACCGAACTACTCTATGCCTACTCCCGCTGGAGCGATAGTACACACTATAAAGGAATCCCCGAAAGCAGTCGTTTTAAACGAACCTACCGATCGGAAGAAATGGGATTGGTTAACCGTTGGGAATTGTATGAAGATCCCTATGGCATTAATGTGATCAGTATTCGCGGAACCACACCAAGTGAAGTGAGTTGGTTGGCTAATTTTTATGCAGCGATGATTCCGGCCAAAGGAAAGCTACAATTAAACGATTCCACGACATTCGAATACCATTTTGCCGACGAACCACGTGCCGCTGTTCACGTAGGTTGGAGCGTTGCGAGTGCCTTTTTACTTCAGGATATTATTCCGGTCGTGTGGGAACAGTACAACAAAGGTATCCGGGATTTCATCATTTTTGGACATAGTCAGGGTGGCGGAATCAGTTACCTCATCACGGCACAATTATTATACTATCAGAAAACCGGCATACTTCCGGCCGATATGTATTTTAAAACCTATTGCAGTGCCGCACCCAAACCGGGAAATCTGCCTTTTGCCTACGAATATGAAGCGTCACGGCAAACCGGCTGGTCACAAACGGTTGTCAATGCAGCCGATTGGGTTCCGGAAGTTCCCGTATCCATACAAACGCTGACCGATTTTAACGTGACGAATCCGTTTAAAAATGCCAAAAGTATGATCAGTAAACAAAAATTTCCGACCAATCTGGCTTTAAAACACATATACAATCAATTGACCAAGCATAATAAAAAAGCGATGCGACGTTACCAGAAATACCTTGGCAAAGCCGCATCAAAATTTGTTGTAAAACAATTAGTCGGTTATAAAGCTCCGAACTATTTTGAATCCAATTATTATGTTCGTACCGGTACGACAACTGTTTTATATCCCGACAGTCTGTATTATACCCAATATCCGGATAGTGATACCAATGTATTTGTACACCATTCGATCCAATCGTATCTGTATCTGACGGATAAATTAGTGGATTAA
- a CDS encoding YdcF family protein, with the protein MLIVGIGNGFLGKITAQYLQKAYTGTANPNITSPSIIVVLGGGITDFNTIEQPHITSYSRLVAACRLYHKIRENKQPCTILVSGKGNSHKTSEAELFRKALIGMGIPDSDIIKEDSSENTYQNAKYSSVMLRKQMPSQVYLVTSGFHLKRALLLFETFGIKPVPYPSDYIDTKITVFPNSYNCAFTSFMLKELIGIVQVHFYTTMGLNKSEK; encoded by the coding sequence TTGCTGATTGTAGGGATCGGTAATGGTTTTTTAGGAAAAATAACGGCACAATATCTGCAAAAGGCTTATACCGGTACTGCAAATCCGAATATCACTTCACCTTCGATAATAGTAGTGTTAGGAGGTGGGATTACCGATTTTAACACTATAGAACAACCGCATATAACGTCGTATTCCCGATTGGTAGCGGCTTGTCGATTGTACCATAAGATACGTGAAAATAAACAACCTTGTACAATTCTTGTTTCCGGTAAAGGGAATAGCCATAAAACTTCCGAAGCGGAATTGTTTCGTAAAGCGCTTATCGGTATGGGAATCCCGGATTCGGATATTATTAAAGAAGACAGCAGTGAAAATACCTATCAAAATGCAAAATATTCGAGCGTAATGCTGCGAAAACAGATGCCATCTCAGGTGTATTTGGTTACTTCCGGTTTTCATCTCAAACGGGCACTTTTGTTGTTTGAAACATTTGGTATAAAACCGGTTCCGTATCCGTCGGATTATATAGATACTAAAATAACAGTATTTCCGAATAGCTATAATTGTGCCTTTACGTCTTTTATGCTAAAGGAACTAATTGGGATCGTACAGGTTCATTTCTACACTACTATGGGACTTAACAAATCAGAAAAGTAA
- a CDS encoding helical backbone metal receptor produces the protein MKSLTDQMGTLHTFEQTPVRIVSLVPSQTELLFDLGLEEQLVGITKFCIHPFHLKSTKKVIGGTKKVHYEKIRLLAPDIIIANKEENTPEIVAELSKICPVWVTNIITIDDNLKMIADFGQLFNKRTDAQKWIDKTRYAYDDFKRFIADKPEKKVAYFIWRDPYMAAGSDNFINELLQLNHFKNIYDNKGRYPEVELKKIRLEGDPDLVFLSSEPYPFKDEHAFEIGRFTHHAKTVFVDGEMFSWYGSRLVKAFDYFKQLHQRIT, from the coding sequence ATGAAGTCGCTTACAGATCAAATGGGAACGTTGCATACGTTCGAACAAACACCGGTACGAATTGTCTCGTTGGTACCGTCGCAAACGGAATTACTTTTTGACTTGGGATTGGAAGAACAACTCGTCGGGATAACCAAGTTTTGTATTCATCCGTTCCATCTTAAATCGACCAAAAAAGTCATTGGTGGTACCAAAAAGGTGCATTACGAAAAAATACGCCTGTTGGCTCCGGATATTATTATCGCGAATAAAGAAGAAAATACGCCTGAAATTGTAGCCGAATTGTCTAAAATATGTCCGGTATGGGTGACCAATATTATTACGATAGATGATAACCTGAAAATGATAGCCGATTTCGGGCAGTTGTTTAACAAACGTACCGATGCGCAGAAATGGATCGATAAGACGCGCTATGCCTACGACGATTTTAAGCGTTTTATAGCCGATAAGCCCGAAAAGAAAGTCGCTTATTTTATCTGGCGGGATCCGTATATGGCCGCCGGTTCGGACAATTTTATCAACGAATTGCTACAACTGAATCATTTTAAAAACATTTATGACAATAAAGGACGTTATCCGGAAGTGGAATTAAAAAAAATCCGACTGGAAGGCGATCCGGATCTGGTATTCCTTTCGTCAGAACCCTATCCGTTTAAAGACGAACACGCTTTTGAAATCGGACGTTTTACCCATCATGCCAAAACGGTTTTTGTAGATGGAGAAATGTTTTCCTGGTATGGCAGCCGACTCGTAAAAGCGTTTGATTATTTTAAACAATTGCATCAGCGTATCACATAA
- a CDS encoding lipocalin family protein — translation MSKKLFLMLTLVLTIVFIGCNKDEDTVILQSNPVIGTWKLVEEYSNNQLVTLNNCNLQETYIFGEQQFTHEMYSNGGRFDDSTFQKGGDDDDDDDHSGGSNDDDDDDDDHGPVNPNPGNGGGTTDDDDDDDHGGNGGTGTCVLSETVIGYWTNPGNNLYSLTSSNAIDTKNIIFTDNGNKFYYETAVNVNGISVTKKYVFKRQ, via the coding sequence ATGAGTAAAAAACTATTTTTAATGCTAACCCTGGTCCTTACGATCGTATTCATTGGCTGTAATAAAGACGAGGATACCGTTATATTACAGAGCAACCCTGTAATCGGAACCTGGAAATTAGTAGAGGAATACAGCAACAACCAGCTGGTAACCTTAAACAACTGTAACCTACAGGAAACGTATATTTTCGGGGAACAACAATTTACCCATGAAATGTATTCGAATGGTGGTCGTTTTGACGATTCTACTTTTCAAAAAGGTGGTGATGACGACGATGACGATGATCACAGCGGAGGAAGCAACGACGACGACGACGATGATGACGATCACGGACCGGTAAATCCAAACCCTGGAAACGGTGGCGGAACAACCGATGACGATGACGACGATGATCACGGTGGAAATGGTGGTACCGGAACGTGTGTATTATCCGAAACCGTAATCGGTTACTGGACAAACCCAGGTAACAACCTGTACAGCCTAACGAGTTCGAATGCGATCGATACCAAAAACATTATTTTCACCGACAATGGTAACAAGTTTTACTATGAAACTGCCGTAAACGTAAACGGTATTTCGGTGACTAAAAAATATGTGTTCAAAAGACAGTAA
- a CDS encoding DUF3570 domain-containing protein produces the protein MKKILFYTGLFCCAIVNAQEDENATSYKKRVLESTEIEFLGSYYQQDGKHSAVGGGIGTEKLKDYTSNIVLTIPLNDDDVLTIDAGFSAYTSASSSNINPFVTDGSYTITTTNNNNTGASRGMNPTGLYSKDDDYTTTTTTPAPYGSPWIESTGASRKDVLKTLSASYSHSSDNRNTIWNLNGSASKEYDYQSFGVGAGVAKLFNDKNTEISLKASAYFDKWDAIYPTELHEYALYGLNFQGFGYFQGVTILDEYGQQSTNYLPKAFQEFSNENRNSYSFSLGLSQVLTKRLQVSLFMDVLYQEGLLSTPYHRIYFADKANYYIGQPRYIPIYDKPGNIGVFRLSDDVERLPGTRFKIPVGARLNYYISEQFVVRSYYRYYADDWGLSAHTASIEIPYRISEHFTLLPMYRFYTQKGVRYFAPFEKHYSYERYYTSDYDLSSFDSHQYGFGLSYTDLLTNTRILHFGLKNIDLRYQRYERSDALKADIISLGIKFVQ, from the coding sequence ATGAAAAAAATACTTTTTTATACCGGTCTCTTCTGTTGCGCGATTGTAAATGCTCAGGAAGACGAAAACGCTACGTCCTATAAGAAACGGGTACTCGAATCAACCGAGATCGAATTTTTGGGAAGTTACTACCAACAGGATGGCAAACACTCGGCTGTTGGCGGTGGTATCGGAACCGAAAAATTAAAAGATTACACCTCCAATATCGTATTGACCATCCCGCTGAACGACGACGATGTGTTGACCATCGATGCCGGTTTTTCGGCCTATACGTCGGCTTCGTCCAGTAACATCAACCCGTTTGTCACCGACGGATCGTATACCATAACCACCACCAATAACAACAATACCGGGGCTTCACGAGGTATGAATCCAACCGGACTTTACAGTAAAGACGATGATTATACGACTACAACAACGACACCGGCGCCTTATGGAAGTCCGTGGATCGAATCGACCGGAGCTTCCCGCAAGGATGTATTAAAAACACTATCGGCCAGTTATAGTCATAGTTCAGACAATCGGAATACAATCTGGAACCTCAACGGTAGTGCTTCCAAAGAATACGATTACCAATCGTTTGGAGTGGGTGCCGGTGTTGCCAAATTGTTTAACGACAAAAACACCGAAATCAGCCTAAAAGCCAGTGCCTACTTTGACAAATGGGATGCGATTTATCCGACCGAACTGCACGAATATGCCCTTTACGGGCTGAATTTTCAAGGTTTCGGTTATTTCCAGGGTGTGACGATTTTGGACGAATACGGACAACAATCGACCAATTATTTACCGAAAGCCTTTCAGGAGTTTTCCAATGAAAACCGGAATTCGTATTCCTTTTCGTTAGGATTATCGCAAGTATTGACCAAACGTTTACAAGTTTCCTTGTTTATGGACGTCTTGTATCAGGAAGGCTTACTATCGACACCGTACCATCGTATTTATTTTGCCGACAAAGCCAACTATTATATTGGTCAGCCGCGCTATATCCCGATTTACGACAAACCCGGGAACATCGGTGTATTCCGATTATCGGATGACGTGGAACGCCTACCGGGAACGCGCTTTAAAATTCCGGTTGGCGCCCGTCTGAATTATTACATTAGCGAACAATTTGTCGTACGCAGCTATTACCGTTACTATGCCGACGATTGGGGATTATCGGCCCATACCGCCAGCATCGAAATTCCGTATCGCATTTCGGAACATTTTACCCTTTTGCCCATGTATCGTTTTTACACCCAAAAAGGTGTCCGCTATTTTGCACCGTTTGAAAAACATTATTCCTACGAGCGCTATTATACCTCCGATTATGACCTTTCGTCCTTCGACAGTCATCAGTATGGTTTCGGATTGAGTTATACCGACCTGCTTACCAACACGCGTATTCTGCATTTCGGTCTGAAAAATATCGATTTGCGCTACCAACGTTACGAAAGAAGTGATGCTTTAAAGGCGGATATCATCAGCCTCGGAATCAAATTTGTCCAATAA
- a CDS encoding DUF4266 domain-containing protein — protein sequence MKPALLLLGCFLLFSCNSVKEYEKQNINDPDMKLSARSSERYETNFQIYREGASGANGGKTGGGCGCN from the coding sequence ATGAAACCCGCATTACTCCTTTTAGGGTGTTTTCTCCTTTTTTCCTGTAACTCCGTAAAAGAATACGAAAAACAAAACATTAACGATCCCGATATGAAACTATCGGCGCGATCGTCCGAACGCTATGAGACCAATTTTCAAATTTACCGCGAAGGTGCTTCGGGCGCCAATGGCGGAAAAACAGGAGGAGGCTGTGGCTGCAATTAA
- a CDS encoding FAD:protein FMN transferase yields MKRFLLIAFLTSSIVLNAQVAHKRVVKLMGSRFDITIVAKDIPTANAYIDTAVAEITRIENLISEWMPQTQVSEINRNAGIRPVVVDQELFDLTQRAIGFSKLTDGAFDISFAAADKIWKYDGSMTVLPSPEDVKESVKKIGYKNIILDKEHRTIFLKLPGMKIGFGSIGKGYAADKTKELMMEKGVVAGIINASGDMNTWGKQPDGKEWTIGITNPKNKARVFAVFPLTDGAVVTSGSYEKYIEIDKKRYSHIIDPRTGYPASGLSSVTVFAKSAEMANGISTSVMVLGKEVGMNLINQIPQISAVIVTDSGKIFYSKNIDHKKLKKTN; encoded by the coding sequence ATGAAACGCTTTCTCCTAATCGCATTCCTGACAAGCAGTATCGTCCTTAACGCACAAGTAGCACACAAAAGGGTGGTTAAACTAATGGGAAGCCGTTTTGACATCACGATAGTGGCAAAAGATATTCCCACAGCGAATGCTTATATCGACACCGCTGTGGCCGAAATCACCCGTATCGAAAACCTCATTTCGGAATGGATGCCACAAACACAGGTATCGGAAATCAACCGGAATGCCGGAATCCGTCCGGTTGTCGTAGATCAGGAGCTTTTTGATCTGACACAACGCGCGATCGGTTTTTCCAAACTAACCGACGGAGCCTTTGATATCAGTTTTGCCGCCGCCGATAAAATCTGGAAATACGACGGTAGTATGACCGTATTGCCTTCGCCGGAAGACGTAAAAGAATCCGTAAAAAAGATTGGCTACAAAAACATCATCCTCGACAAAGAACACCGTACGATTTTCCTGAAATTACCGGGAATGAAAATCGGTTTCGGATCGATCGGGAAAGGCTATGCCGCCGATAAAACCAAGGAGCTTATGATGGAAAAAGGCGTCGTAGCCGGAATCATCAATGCTTCGGGCGATATGAACACCTGGGGAAAACAACCGGATGGCAAAGAATGGACCATCGGGATTACCAATCCAAAAAACAAAGCGCGCGTTTTTGCGGTTTTCCCGCTCACCGACGGTGCTGTAGTTACCTCCGGTAGTTATGAAAAATATATTGAAATCGATAAAAAACGATATTCCCATATTATTGATCCCCGAACCGGCTACCCGGCCAGCGGCTTATCGAGTGTTACGGTTTTTGCCAAAAGCGCCGAAATGGCCAATGGTATTTCCACTTCCGTAATGGTACTCGGCAAAGAAGTCGGCATGAACCTCATCAACCAGATCCCTCAGATCAGCGCGGTTATTGTAACCGACAGCGGCAAAATTTTCTACTCCAAAAACATTGATCATAAAAAATTAAAAAAGACCAACTAA
- a CDS encoding thioredoxin family protein, whose product MKSHYLFLLLISTFTYAQHWENDFENGKKIAVAENKNIVLVFSGSDWCAPCMKLDKTIWSSEEFKTEADKNWILVKADFPKKKTNSLSENQKNQNNHLAEQYNKEGHFPLVVILDKNGKILGKTGYKNISPTAYIELLHTLEKKI is encoded by the coding sequence ATGAAAAGCCACTATTTATTTTTACTCCTAATCAGTACCTTTACGTATGCCCAACATTGGGAAAACGATTTTGAAAACGGCAAAAAAATTGCCGTAGCCGAAAACAAAAATATCGTACTCGTTTTCTCCGGTTCCGACTGGTGTGCACCTTGTATGAAACTCGACAAAACCATCTGGAGTTCGGAAGAATTTAAAACCGAAGCGGATAAAAACTGGATCCTTGTAAAAGCCGATTTTCCAAAAAAGAAAACCAACAGTCTATCGGAAAACCAAAAGAACCAAAACAATCATCTGGCCGAACAATATAATAAGGAAGGCCATTTTCCACTAGTGGTTATATTAGACAAAAACGGAAAAATATTAGGCAAAACCGGATATAAAAACATCAGCCCTACGGCTTATATCGAATTATTACACACTTTAGAAAAGAAAATATGA